The window CTGCCGATCGAATGGAAAGAATGGAAGGATCAGGTCATGCGAAAATCGTCGAACGTCGGGGTCGTGCTTGCCTGCCTTGTCGCCGGTCTTCTCTTCTATGCGTGCGGGGACAATGAGGGGAATAGCGACGACACCAAGCTGCTCTCCGTAGTCGCGATCAGCCGGCACGGGATTCGTTCCCAGCTCTCTCCGCTCGAGAGCACGACCCCGAATACCCTGAGCACGAACCTGGATACCCTGCGCCCACAGGGTTTTCCGCTGTGGCCAGGCCCCGCGGCGACCCCCGGCAATCTCTCCACAGTGGGCCAGCAGAACGCGACCCGGTTGGGGGCATGGTATCGCGATTTCTACGCCGCCCAAGGGCTCCTGCCGCCGAGAGGGTCCTGTCCCGCGGCCGGAACGGTGTTCGTCTATGCGGATGTATACGAGCGGACGATCCATACGGCGCAGGGTTACGTGGACGGCATGTTTCAAGCCGAGGCAACGCCCGACTGCGGGGTCCAGGTGATTCATGCGGGCGCGCAAGTGCAAGCGGACCCTTACATCGCCACGGCGTTTGCCCTACTAAATACCCCACAGTGCAAGATCGTCACGGCGGTGGACCATGCCGCGTTCAATACAGCGATCGGAGGCAACACCTCCTCGTTGATCACTAAATACAGCACCCAACTTCAAACGCTGCAGACGGTCACTCAGTGCTGCCAGCCGGCGGCCTGCAACCAGTCATCGCCACCCGCCTCCTGTTCGCTGCTGGACCTTCCTACCGAGGTGAGCGTGGATCCAACTACCGGGGTGAGCCTGAATCCAACGGGAGCGGTGGCGTACGCGGCCGGGAGCCTGTTCGACGTTGCCGACTCGGTAACTTCGGATTTCGAGCTCCAATACGCCCAGGGGATGCCCCAAACGGACTGCGCAACGACCCAGGGGGCGCAGTGCGTGGGCTGGGGGGCGATCCCGCAAGGAGGCTTGAGCGATTTGACTAAGCTTCATGTGCTGAACATCGACCTGACCTGCCGCCTCCCCTCCTTCGCGCAGGTAGCCTCGACGAACCTGATGTGGCAGCTCGTGGGGACGATGGATCAGACGCTGACCGGCGTGGAGAATCCTGACATGCTCGCGCCCGCGGCGAGCAAGTTCACGCTGTTTGTCGCTCACGACCAGAACCAATCCGCCATCGGCGCATTCCTGGGGGGCGTAACCTGGAAGGCAGAGGGGTTCCAGCAGAACGACCCGGGCCCGGCCGGCGCGCTCGTTTTCGAGCTCCACAAGGTCAAGCAAAGCGGACAGCCCATCGTGAGACTCTTCTACGTGATCGCGACGCTGGACCAAATGCGCAACGGCACGGCTCTCTCGCTGCAGACGCCTCCACAGCGCATCCCCCTGGCGATCCCCGCGTGTGGCGGCGTCCTCGATTGCCCCTACGACCAGTTCAAGACCTTCATTACCGGCCACGTGCGCCAGGACTGCATCGTCACGCCTGCCTCCGCGCCCTGACAGGCGCCGTAATACGGGCGGCGTCAGCGGTCAAATGGAACGTCCGATAGTGAGCCTTGAACTAAACCGCTGCGCGGTGAGTTCAGAAGCAAGCGCTTGGTCGAATGGACCGTGTTCCTTGCGTTTGATTACCGTTTGATGCTCGTTCCATCCGACTGAGTGTGGTCCCGCAGAGCGGAACATCCACATTTCAGACGAAAAAGTGCCTCGACCGAGCCGCAATGGCATAGTGGCGGCCCGCAAAGTGCGTTTTCAGTTTGTATTTCCTAAAAAGTGCGCTGCAAAGTGATTTCGCAGTCCTGAAATCCGACTTTGCAACGCCGCAAAGTGCGTTTTCAGTTTGTAATGCCCAAAATGTGTGCTGCAAACTGGCTTTGCAGTCCTGAAATCGGTCTTTGTAACGCCGCAAAGTATGTTTTCAGCCCGTAACGCCTCCAGTCAAGCGCCACATCGCCGCTGCAGTCTTATGGACGCCAGCGTACCGCCGTGCAGCCACGCAGTCTGCGGTTCCGCGTTTGTGCTGTCATGCTCCAGCAGGCCAATACACATCATAGTATATGTGTGTGCTCGCGGGACCGTCAAAGATGCATCGCTGGCGCGTTCGCTATTGGACCATCACGGGCACGTTTCTGTCGTCTTCGGGCGCGTACACACCAGACAACACTACCATCGGCTAGGCATATATCTTGTTTCCATCAGGCACAACAAATATTGCAGGAGAGACGATTGGCGAAGTTGACGTCCTCGTCAGTTGGAACTTCCGGCACATCGTCCGGCTCGACAAGATCCGTCTGTTCAACGCCGTCAACATCGAGCAGGGATACAAAGCGCTCACGATTTACTCGCCTCAGGTGCGCGAGATCCGCGACGAACAAGCCGCAGCTCTTGCGGGCAAGTCTGAGGACGAGGTGCTCGCCTTCTTTCACCGGGCAGCTGAGAGGGCGCGTGAGGATGCCCGCCGACGCGCGCAGCGCCGGGCCGTGAATCCGCAGACTGCCTAACTGAACCAAAGTGGGGACGTACTTAGGTTGTTAGTCAGAGAGATCCATGGGAGGACATCTGCATGCCCAGAGGTCCACGGGTCGACGTTCTCGATGGCCTCTACCACCTGATCGGGCGTGGGGTGGAGCGCCGTCCCATCTTCCGCACCGATCGAGACCGGGAGGACTTCCTGCGCCGCGTGGCGGCTGTGGTCGAGGAGGAGGACCTGCGGCTTTTCGCCTTCGTTCCAAGGGACAACCACTTTCGCCGCGCGGTGCTAGAGGGAAACGGTCGGCCCGTGGAGGTGTCGCGCTACTTGAACATCCGGCCGGCGAGCATCACGGGACACCTTCGAGTCTTACGCGAGCTGACTAAGAAACTAAGAACGTCCGTTAGGCGTCTCAATGGCAAAGGCTGACGCACCTCGAGTCGGAGGAGTCTCAGTAGCGCGCCACGAGATCGGTCAGCGATCGGTTGTCATGCAACCGGGCGATAGCCTCGACCAGCAGTGGGCAAAGACTAAGGAGCTGAATCGGCAGGGGGAGTTCTGGCGTCGTGACGCTATCAGTTACGAGGAGCTGTTGGATGGGTAGGCCGCGCAGGCGTGCGACAGCGGGGCCGACAAACAGGCCGTGACTCGCGACCACGGTCACTGGCGATGAGCATCCGGCCGCAAGCAGCGCACGAACAGCCGCCTCGATCGTGCCCCCAGTGCTGATCATGTCGTCGACAACGATTGGAGCATGGCCGTGGACCTCACCCGTAATGCCGCTTGTCGTCACCTCTGTACCGCTGAGTCGCGTCTTGTGCACGATCGCAACTGGCAGGTTCAGCAGCGTTCCGTACCGTCCAGCCAGCTTCACCGCTCCGAGGTCCGGCGCGACGATCACCGCAGGCGCAGGCAACCTTGGACGTATGGCGTCCGCCAAGAAGGGCACTGCGGTCAGATGCGCCATGGGAACAGTGAAGAACCCTTCCACTGCTGGCGTATGGAGATCGACAACAATGAGGCGTTGCAGGCCGCCCGCCTCGATCAGGTCGGCAACCAACCGGCCGCCGACTGCCTCTCGTCCCTTAGCCCGACGGTCCTGCCGTGCGTAGCCAAAATAGGGAATGACAGCTGTCAGCCGCCCCGCGTCACCTCGGCGGCACGCGTCTGCCAGCAGGAGAAGCTCAAGGAGATGCTCGTCTGCGGGCGGACTGGTGCTCTGAATCAGGTAGACATCCCGCCCACGCACATTTTCCTGAATCTCAACGTGGAGTTCCCCATCCGGAAACCGACACAGTTCGCGCTTCCCCAGCCGGACACCAATGTTGGTAGCGATAGTTTCGGCGAGAGAGAGATTGGCCGAACCGGACAAAATCAAGGGCTGCATCGCTCGGCTGCCTCAGTTGTCCCTATAGCAATTCCTTTTCCATTTCTGTCGCCAGATCACCCCAGAGCGCCGCCAGCGGCACCTGAAGGAGCGTCGGCGGACGATTCCGCCCAGACTCAAACCGGCGCTTGCCAAGATCGCCCGGCTGCAAGCGCTCCCGACCCGAACGAAGCCGATGACTGCGAAGCGAAGAGGTTTCATGCTTGGGCTTTTCCGGATCATCCTGCGTCAGGCGTCGCTCAGGGCAAGAAGCCTTTTCGTCACCTTGCGCCGAGCCGGGTAACTCCGCCCGGCAGTCCACAGCGGGCGGCCCAGGTTGGAACATGGGCACGGCGCAGCTCTCGGACGCGCTGCCCTTGGGCTCATTGCCTGCCGATCGGCATTATGCACAGCGGCTGCTCGTCGATGTCCGCGCCGATGACCTTTCTCACCCTGTCGTCCTGAAACGCCCCGACGACCACCGTGCCGAGGCGCAGAGACGCCGCTTGTAGGTAGACGTTCTGCGCCGCATGGCCGACTTCCATGTGGGCGTACCGGACGCCCCGCTCGCCATACTTGACCGTCGTCCTCCGGTACACTGCGCAAAACACGAGGGCAGCGGCTGCCTCCGCGACGCAAGTCTGCCCAAGCGCGGCGGCGCTCAGTGCAGCGCGGTTGTCACCCTCGGCAACCGCTGACAGCGTGTGTGCACGTGGGTCGTATCGGTAAACGCCGGGGCGCAACTCCGCAACGTTGCCTGCAACCAGGTAGACCTCGATCGGGTACAGGGCGCCGGCAGAAGGTGCGGTCCGAAACCCCAGTGGGTGCGTGATCCCCTGTGCAGCCCAGAGGAGCTGCGAAAGTTCGCCAAGTGTCAAAGCGCCGCCCGCGTACTCGCGGACCGACCTTCTTCGGAGCAGCGCCCTCTCGACAACGAGTTCGCCGTCGAGTCTCGGGCGCGGTAGCTCTACCGGAACAGCAAACCTTGAAGTTGCGGAAGCGGCATGCCTCATGATCAGACTCAAGCCAAGTAAACGGAGGAGTTCGCGGCGTCCCAGGCGAAATGAACCGTCAACCGTATTGTCCGGTCGCCTCCCAACTGAACATTCTGCCGCGCAAAAGTTCACCTCCGTTCAAGCCGGCCGAACGAGGTCACGTTCGGCTGCGCCAGTCGCGCGAAATCGGCATAAGCCATGTGCACGGTTTGCTCATGATTTCCGGCGTTGAACACAATCTCCTTCTGTTTCGCCAACGCCTCGTCGACCCAGACCGGAATCGTGCTCTCCTCTGATCGCCTATCCGACCTGCACCTTGACCACCTTCCGCTTCGCTTCCTCGCTTTTCGGAAGCCGTACCTCAAGAACGCCGTCTTCGAAGCTGGCCGTGGCCTCGTCGGCCTTCACGGTCGTGGGCAATTCAATGCGCCGAGAAAAGGCTCCAAAGGACCGTTCGTAGTGGTAATAGTCCTGGTGCTTGACTTCCTCCTCCTGGTTTTTCTCTCCTTTTACCGTCAGCGTGGATTCGGTGAGATTTACTTCGACGTCATCTTTCGACAGCCCTGGCAGTTCGGCCTTCACGACGACTTCGTTGCCTGTCTCGTACACATCCAGGGCTGGCGCGAACTTGACCGGTTGCAAGGGCCACCGTTCTCCACTCCACAGCAGTGCTGGAAGGTGACGGAAGTCCTTGAACCATCGATCCATCTCTTCTCCCCACGCAGACGGAGGCCACAGAGGCTGAGGCGCCCGCACCGGGAGGGCTGTACGCGCCTGCCGCTTCACCGGCACTTGGGTAGCCGCCGGTCTTTTCTCTAGCTTGTGTTGCTCCGGTTCCTTCTTCGCCTTTTCCTGCTTTTGCGCCATTGACCGTCCTCCTTGCTTGCCAAGTTAAACCCATCCACCCATGAAGGTTTCGTCACCCGCTATCCTGTTCAACACGAAGATAACGTTCACATGGACGCGGTACTCCTGCACCTTGCCATTAGGTCGGCACCGCAATCTGGGAAACGGGAGCGAACGAAGTCTTCTGCGACTTGCTGCGCCTCTGGATGGAGGGCATCAGTGAAGACCATGGTGGCGACGCCGAACGAGGGATAAGGCAGCGCAACGAAGGCAACCGACGCGAAAAGAAGCGTCAGGGTGAAGGCACGTGAGAGCCTGGGTGTACTACACGACATGGCGGACCTGTTCGATTGCACGCCCTCGTCAGCCGCGCCAGTTGCGTGGTGCGCCAGCCCCTGCCGCAAATAGTCGGCGTCGATCCCGAACGCAGGATGCTTCAGCAAGCGTCGTGCCCTTGCCTGCGCGGACAACTGCCATCGTTGAACTGTGGAACGCTCTGCCTGGAACGCACGCATTTGCGCGAAAGCATTCCCAGCAACAATGACACGGGTTCCCCCTTGCGCCGCAGCGGTCTCGAAGACGAGTTCGGCTAAGAGCCGAAAAACCTCTTCCGCTTGCTCGCGCCTTCTGAACCGGCGGCACGCCGTTGTCGCCGGCGAGCGACGGGCTCACGACTGCTTGCTGGGCTCGGCTGGCGGGCCGGTAATCACCAGCACAGGCCGGTCGGTGGATTCGCTGACGCGTCGGGTGGTGCTACCCACCATGATGCGTCGCGCGCCCCGCCGCCCGATCTTGCCCATGACGATGAGATCGGCGCCGTGGCGGGCCGCGGCGGCGCAAATGACCGCGCACGGATCGCCTTCCGCGATTTCCTCCTGGTGAGCCAGGCTGCGCTCCGTCGCCAGCCGGGCCATGTCACGGAGGTAGGTGTGGCCGTTTTCCCGCAGTCGGTCGCGCACCTGCTGGCCGTCGTCGGTGGCCCGGTGCCCGAGCGCGTCTACCACGGCCTCATCCACCACGTGCAGGAAAATCAAGTGCGAGCCGCAGGCAGCCGCGATACGAGCCGCCTGTTCCGCCGCGTATCGCGCGCACTCCGAGCCATCCACTGGAACCAGGATCTTGGCGATGCGCAGGGCCTCGGTCATGCCGTCTCCTTCCGCCGGCCGCGCAAGCGCTTCAGCTGAAACAGCGCCTCACGCTCCTTTTCCTCCAAGGCGGCTTCGGTGAACCGAATGGTGTCGCGGTACTCCGGAATGAAGATATGTTCCAAGGCGTTTACTCGGCGCTTGGTCTTCTGCAACTCCGTCGCCAACCGGCTGCAGGACACCTCGATTTCCGCCAAGCGCATCAGTGCCGGCAGGAGGTGGCGCACCTGGCGCTGTACCCGGGCTGGGGCTGCTGCTGCCCAGCCGGGCGCGACACTGGGGCCGGGAGGATCGGTCGCCTTCAGATCCAGTAGCGGTACGATGACGCCCATGATGCTCCGCTCCCGTATCCGAAGCTGCTGAGTTCCCGCAGAGGCGAGCGCTTCTGGCTCCACCGCGGTGCGGCCCGCGGCCAGCAGCGCCTCGCGCATGGTGGCATAGACAACCGCCAGCGCCGCCTCCACCTCACGCCGCACCTGCCGAGCCTCGCGGTAGATGGCGATGATTTCTTCCAAGAGCACGTCGCGTTTCTGATCCAACTGCTGGTGTGCCGACCGGACGAACCCGAAGTGCTCCTTGAGACGGATCAGGTTGCTCTTGGTGGCGGGGATGTCAGCCCGACGCATCGTCACGCCTCGCTGAGGGTCTGTCTGGCGCCATCGCCGCATCCGGCGTGGTGCGATAGCGCTCGATGAGATCACGCGGCAATCGAGTCAGCTCCGCGTCCGGCAGAGGTCGCAGCACCTGCCAGCCCAGGTCGAGCGTCTCCCGAAAGCTCCGGTTGTCATGCCGGTCCTGCGAGATGAACTCCCGTTCGAAGCGGTCACGAAACTGCAGATACTGCCGGTTGGTTTCCGAGAGCTCCTCCTCGCCGATGATGCTCGCCAGCCGCTCCACTTCCTTCACACGCGCGTACGCCGCATACAGCTGGCTGGCCAGCCGTGAGTGATCCTCGCGCGTGCCGCCGGCACTCACGGCGTCCTCCATGAGCCGCGAAAGTGACGGCAGCACGTCGAGCGGTGGATAGACACCCTTGGCGTGCAGGTCACGCGAGAGGACAAGTTGTCCCTCGGTAATGTAGCCGGTGAGATCCGGAATCGGATGCGTGATGTCGTCGTTGGGCATGGTGAGGATTGGAATCTGCGTGATGGAGCCCTGGCGATTCTTCAGGCGTCCCGCCCGCTCGTACACCGAAGAGAGATCGCTGTAGAGATAGCCGGGATATCCCTTGCGGCTGGGCACCTCGCCCCGCGCCGTTGCCACCTCGCGCAGGGCCTCGCAATAATTCGTCATGTCGGTCAGCACCACCAACACGTGCATGTCCAGGTCGAAAGCGAGGAACTCAGCCAACGTGAGCGCCGCCCGCGGCGTCACCAGCCGCTCGATGCTCGGATCGTTGGCCAGGTTGAGGAACAACGTGCTGGTGCGGAAGGCCCCGCTTTCCTGCAGGCTCTTGTGAAAGAACTCCGCGACGTCGTGGTTGACGCCGATGGCCGCCAGCACCACGGCAAACTGTCCCCCCTCAGTCGGAAGCGCAGCCTGGCGAACGATCTGGGCAGCGATTGCATCGTGCGGCAGACCGCTCCCCGAGAAAATGGGAAGCTTCTGGCCGCGCACCAGTGTGTCCAACCCGTCAATGCCCGAGATCCCGGTCTGTATGCACTCCCGTGGATAGTCGCGCCGCACCGGATTCATGGGCGCGCCGTTGACGTCGCGCAGGACGGCTGACAGCGGCGGCGGACCGCCATCCAGGGGCTGACCAAGGCCATCAAATACCCGGCCCAGCATCTCGCGCGCCACGGGGATACGCAGTGCGTGCCCGAGAAACCGAACGCGGGTGTCTGCCACAGACAACGTCGCGGTGCCTTGCAGCACCTCGACAACGGCAAGATCCTCCTGAATCTCGAGTACGCGTCCTTGCAGCAGTTGTCCCGTCGGTGAAACGATTTCGGCCAGCTCGCCGAAGCCGACCCCTTCGACACCTCGCAGGAAAATGAGTGGCCCCTGAATCTGATGCAGACCTCGATAATCGAGCCCTGCCTGGTCGCGGATTGAAGTCACGGCTCACTCCTGCTCAAGCGTATCCATCTGACTGCTCACCACGTCCCTGAGGGCGGCGAACTGCTGCAATTGGTCGTCGGGTATCTCAAAGCGCATACGCATGAGATCCGTGCGCACCGGCAGCTCCCGTACGCGATAGACAGGGATTTTCTTTTCGACGATGGCCATGCCGCGGTCGATGTAATGGAATATCGTGCGCAGCATGCTCATCTGCTTTTCCGGTGTGCTATGGCGGTCAATGGGGTCAAAGGCGTTCTGTTGCAGGAAGGCGTTGCGCAGCAGCCCGGCTCCTTCCAGCACCATACGTTCCCGGTCGGGTAACGACTCCTCTCCCAGCAGCCGCACGATTTGCTGTAACTTGGCCTCTTCGTCCAGCAACTCGATGGTGCGGGCGCGCAACGCCGCCCAATCGGGAAAGCCCTTTCCCTGCCACCACGCGCTCAGGTCGCCGACGTACTCGCTGTACGACTCACGGAAGTTGATCGCCGGGAAGAACCTGGCATTCGCCAGCTCTTTGTCGAGACTCCAAAAGCAGCGAACGAATCGCTTGCTGTGCTGCGTTACCGGCTCGGTAAAATCGCCGCCGGGTGGCGACACCGCGCCGATGGCACTGACCGAGCCCTCGCGACCGCAGAGCGCGGTCACCGAGCCGGCGCGCTCGTAAAACTCGGCGAGGCGGGTCGCCAGGTAGGCAGGGAAGCCTTCCTCGGCAGGCATCTCTTCGAGGCGGCCGGCAATTTCGCGCAGGGCCTCTGCCCAGCGCGAGGTCGAGTCGGCCATGAGGGCCACGTCGTAGCCCATGTCGCGGTAATATTCAGCGATGGTGATTCCGGTGTAGATGGACGCTTCACGAGCGGCGACCGGCATATTGGAGGTGTTGGCGATGAGCACCGTCCGCTCCATCAGCGGCCGGCCGGTCCGTGGATCCTCGAGCTGCGGCAGTTCGGTGAGCACGCCGGTCATCTCGTTGCCGCGCTCGCCGCAGCCGATGTAGACGATGATCTCGGCATCCGCCCACTTGGCGAGATTCTGCTGGGTCACGGTCTTGCCCGTGCCAAAGCCGCCTGGCATTGCTGCGGTCCCGCCGCGTGCGAGCGGGAAAAATGCGTCGATGATCCGCAGGCCCGTCAAGAGAGGCACCGTGGGCACACGCCGTTCGCGGTAGGGGCGGGGCCGTCGTACCGGCCAGCGGTGATACAGATGCAACTCGCGCACCGACCCGGCGCGATCAACCAGCGCGACCGGATCATCCAGCAGGTATGTTCCAGAATCAGCTACCCAAGTGATCCTTCCCGAGATGTCCGGCGGGACCAGGATGCGGTGCTCGATCGATGCCGTCTCGGTCACCGTGCCGAGGATCTCACCGCCTCGCACCTCGGTGTCGGGCGTAAGGACCGGGGTGAAATTCCATTGCCTCGCCCGGTCCAGCGGACGAGTGTACGCACCCCGCAGAACAAAGTCGCCGCAGTGAGTCGCCAGCGCTTCGAGCGGCCTTTGGATGCCATCGAAGATGCAACCCATGAGACCGGGACCGAGTTCCACGTGCAGCGGCAGC of the Candidatus Binatia bacterium genome contains:
- a CDS encoding universal stress protein; translation: MTEALRIAKILVPVDGSECARYAAEQAARIAAACGSHLIFLHVVDEAVVDALGHRATDDGQQVRDRLRENGHTYLRDMARLATERSLAHQEEIAEGDPCAVICAAAARHGADLIVMGKIGRRGARRIMVGSTTRRVSESTDRPVLVITGPPAEPSKQS
- a CDS encoding V-type ATP synthase subunit A; this translates as MTAQAEARSGTVIGVNGPVVHALTARTIGMSELVWVGTQRLIAEVIGLKEDRATLQVYEDTTGLKAGDPIHTSTLPLHVELGPGLMGCIFDGIQRPLEALATHCGDFVLRGAYTRPLDRARQWNFTPVLTPDTEVRGGEILGTVTETASIEHRILVPPDISGRITWVADSGTYLLDDPVALVDRAGSVRELHLYHRWPVRRPRPYRERRVPTVPLLTGLRIIDAFFPLARGGTAAMPGGFGTGKTVTQQNLAKWADAEIIVYIGCGERGNEMTGVLTELPQLEDPRTGRPLMERTVLIANTSNMPVAAREASIYTGITIAEYYRDMGYDVALMADSTSRWAEALREIAGRLEEMPAEEGFPAYLATRLAEFYERAGSVTALCGREGSVSAIGAVSPPGGDFTEPVTQHSKRFVRCFWSLDKELANARFFPAINFRESYSEYVGDLSAWWQGKGFPDWAALRARTIELLDEEAKLQQIVRLLGEESLPDRERMVLEGAGLLRNAFLQQNAFDPIDRHSTPEKQMSMLRTIFHYIDRGMAIVEKKIPVYRVRELPVRTDLMRMRFEIPDDQLQQFAALRDVVSSQMDTLEQE
- a CDS encoding V-type ATP synthase subunit D; amino-acid sequence: MRRADIPATKSNLIRLKEHFGFVRSAHQQLDQKRDVLLEEIIAIYREARQVRREVEAALAVVYATMREALLAAGRTAVEPEALASAGTQQLRIRERSIMGVIVPLLDLKATDPPGPSVAPGWAAAAPARVQRQVRHLLPALMRLAEIEVSCSRLATELQKTKRRVNALEHIFIPEYRDTIRFTEAALEEKEREALFQLKRLRGRRKETA
- a CDS encoding Hsp20/alpha crystallin family protein, with protein sequence MDRWFKDFRHLPALLWSGERWPLQPVKFAPALDVYETGNEVVVKAELPGLSKDDVEVNLTESTLTVKGEKNQEEEVKHQDYYHYERSFGAFSRRIELPTTVKADEATASFEDGVLEVRLPKSEEAKRKVVKVQVG
- a CDS encoding SagB/ThcOx family dehydrogenase; this encodes MRHAASATSRFAVPVELPRPRLDGELVVERALLRRRSVREYAGGALTLGELSQLLWAAQGITHPLGFRTAPSAGALYPIEVYLVAGNVAELRPGVYRYDPRAHTLSAVAEGDNRAALSAAALGQTCVAEAAAALVFCAVYRRTTVKYGERGVRYAHMEVGHAAQNVYLQAASLRLGTVVVGAFQDDRVRKVIGADIDEQPLCIMPIGRQ
- a CDS encoding V-type ATP synthase subunit B, producing MTSIRDQAGLDYRGLHQIQGPLIFLRGVEGVGFGELAEIVSPTGQLLQGRVLEIQEDLAVVEVLQGTATLSVADTRVRFLGHALRIPVAREMLGRVFDGLGQPLDGGPPPLSAVLRDVNGAPMNPVRRDYPRECIQTGISGIDGLDTLVRGQKLPIFSGSGLPHDAIAAQIVRQAALPTEGGQFAVVLAAIGVNHDVAEFFHKSLQESGAFRTSTLFLNLANDPSIERLVTPRAALTLAEFLAFDLDMHVLVVLTDMTNYCEALREVATARGEVPSRKGYPGYLYSDLSSVYERAGRLKNRQGSITQIPILTMPNDDITHPIPDLTGYITEGQLVLSRDLHAKGVYPPLDVLPSLSRLMEDAVSAGGTREDHSRLASQLYAAYARVKEVERLASIIGEEELSETNRQYLQFRDRFEREFISQDRHDNRSFRETLDLGWQVLRPLPDAELTRLPRDLIERYRTTPDAAMAPDRPSARRDDASG
- a CDS encoding histidine-type phosphatase; the protein is LPIEWKEWKDQVMRKSSNVGVVLACLVAGLLFYACGDNEGNSDDTKLLSVVAISRHGIRSQLSPLESTTPNTLSTNLDTLRPQGFPLWPGPAATPGNLSTVGQQNATRLGAWYRDFYAAQGLLPPRGSCPAAGTVFVYADVYERTIHTAQGYVDGMFQAEATPDCGVQVIHAGAQVQADPYIATAFALLNTPQCKIVTAVDHAAFNTAIGGNTSSLITKYSTQLQTLQTVTQCCQPAACNQSSPPASCSLLDLPTEVSVDPTTGVSLNPTGAVAYAAGSLFDVADSVTSDFELQYAQGMPQTDCATTQGAQCVGWGAIPQGGLSDLTKLHVLNIDLTCRLPSFAQVASTNLMWQLVGTMDQTLTGVENPDMLAPAASKFTLFVAHDQNQSAIGAFLGGVTWKAEGFQQNDPGPAGALVFELHKVKQSGQPIVRLFYVIATLDQMRNGTALSLQTPPQRIPLAIPACGGVLDCPYDQFKTFITGHVRQDCIVTPASAP
- a CDS encoding ribose-phosphate pyrophosphokinase, with amino-acid sequence MQPLILSGSANLSLAETIATNIGVRLGKRELCRFPDGELHVEIQENVRGRDVYLIQSTSPPADEHLLELLLLADACRRGDAGRLTAVIPYFGYARQDRRAKGREAVGGRLVADLIEAGGLQRLIVVDLHTPAVEGFFTVPMAHLTAVPFLADAIRPRLPAPAVIVAPDLGAVKLAGRYGTLLNLPVAIVHKTRLSGTEVTTSGITGEVHGHAPIVVDDMISTGGTIEAAVRALLAAGCSSPVTVVASHGLFVGPAVARLRGLPIQQLLVTDSVTTPELPLPIQLLSLCPLLVEAIARLHDNRSLTDLVARY